A genome region from Sphingomonas sp. BGYR3 includes the following:
- the gspD gene encoding type II secretion system secretin GspD has translation MRHPIQTLLLATAMTTFTVQPILAQSAETADVVVNMRDVDITTVADQVSRITGRTLILDPQVKGNVTVTSASPLSPAGVWDLFLSVLRANGFAAVRSGRGWRVVPAANAVRDGGVPTRSASGEQLVTRMVRLSNVPAAEAARIVRPLIAVFGSVEPLDSPNAIVVTDYADNVRRVEQIVRSLDGGGGQTFAAIPLRNGSAEAVAESIQRVMGEGQGAGTTRVAADARSNTVIVRGTPSAVDEARRMVVALDAPGGATPQTRVFRLNYADAESVTEVLRGTLGIEAGATNPVARSLQSRSRAGASSTSPTAAVAGLIAANQQAQANGGSGQSGTPLQLPSETTGGRAETPQGFSTPDITVQPAPEINALVVRATPTMIASIETVIRELDVRRPQVMIEAAIAEITGDDAEALGVQLGTSAAVLNQVEGAGTSFNTAGPSLGQILSALDVPAAALFGSLGGFNGNIAIGDTFSLLVQALGQSTRANLLSKPQVTVLDNSPAEFIAGQEVPFITGSILTGNGTANPFTTIERKDVGITLRVLPRVNAGETVRLEIVQEASSLPSGIPASAADLITNRRQISTTVLADDGEVIVLGGLITDDRSETRQKVPVLGDIPVLGELFRSRRETQQKRTLFIFLKPTIIRDTADAAALTREKMDRLRQEEERLGKYKSLLIDRPPPRLSLELDGIY, from the coding sequence GTGCGCCATCCGATCCAAACCCTGCTGCTTGCCACGGCGATGACGACATTCACGGTCCAGCCGATCCTGGCGCAATCAGCCGAAACGGCGGATGTCGTCGTGAACATGCGCGACGTGGACATCACTACCGTCGCCGATCAGGTGTCGCGCATCACGGGCCGCACGCTAATCCTCGACCCGCAGGTCAAGGGCAATGTGACGGTCACTTCCGCCAGCCCGCTGTCGCCAGCCGGGGTGTGGGACCTGTTCCTGTCCGTGCTGCGCGCCAACGGCTTTGCGGCGGTCCGCTCCGGCCGGGGCTGGCGCGTTGTGCCCGCCGCCAATGCCGTGCGCGACGGCGGCGTGCCGACCCGCTCGGCCAGCGGGGAGCAGCTGGTGACGCGCATGGTCCGCCTGTCCAACGTGCCGGCGGCAGAGGCAGCCCGCATCGTCCGCCCGCTGATCGCCGTGTTCGGATCGGTCGAACCGCTGGACAGCCCCAATGCGATCGTCGTCACCGATTACGCCGACAATGTCCGCCGCGTGGAACAGATCGTGCGGTCGCTGGACGGCGGCGGCGGCCAGACCTTTGCCGCCATCCCCCTGCGCAACGGCAGCGCAGAGGCGGTGGCCGAATCCATCCAGCGCGTGATGGGTGAGGGTCAGGGCGCAGGCACCACCCGTGTCGCTGCCGATGCGCGCAGCAACACCGTCATCGTGCGGGGCACGCCATCGGCGGTGGACGAGGCGCGCCGCATGGTCGTCGCGCTGGACGCACCGGGCGGGGCCACGCCGCAGACCCGCGTGTTCCGCCTGAATTACGCCGACGCCGAATCCGTGACCGAAGTGCTGCGCGGCACGCTGGGGATCGAGGCGGGCGCGACCAATCCCGTGGCCCGCAGCCTTCAGTCGCGCAGCCGCGCCGGCGCCAGCAGCACCAGTCCGACCGCCGCCGTCGCCGGCCTGATCGCCGCCAATCAACAGGCTCAGGCCAATGGCGGCTCCGGCCAGTCGGGAACGCCGCTGCAGCTGCCATCGGAAACGACCGGCGGCCGCGCGGAGACGCCGCAGGGCTTTTCGACGCCGGACATCACCGTCCAGCCTGCGCCGGAAATCAACGCTCTGGTCGTGCGCGCCACCCCGACGATGATCGCATCCATCGAAACCGTGATCCGCGAACTGGATGTCCGCCGGCCACAGGTGATGATCGAGGCCGCGATTGCCGAGATAACGGGCGACGATGCAGAGGCGCTGGGCGTGCAGCTTGGCACCAGTGCCGCCGTGCTCAATCAGGTGGAGGGCGCGGGCACATCGTTCAACACCGCCGGCCCATCGCTGGGCCAGATCCTCAGCGCGCTGGACGTGCCGGCGGCCGCCCTGTTCGGGTCACTGGGCGGGTTCAACGGCAATATCGCCATCGGGGATACCTTTTCGCTGCTGGTGCAGGCACTGGGGCAATCGACCCGCGCGAACCTGCTGTCCAAGCCGCAGGTGACCGTTCTGGACAACAGCCCGGCGGAGTTCATCGCCGGTCAGGAAGTGCCCTTCATCACCGGATCGATCCTGACGGGCAACGGCACCGCCAACCCGTTCACCACCATCGAACGCAAGGATGTCGGCATCACGCTGCGGGTCCTGCCGCGCGTCAACGCGGGCGAAACCGTGCGGCTCGAAATCGTGCAGGAGGCATCGTCCCTGCCCAGCGGCATTCCGGCATCGGCGGCCGACCTCATCACCAACCGGCGTCAGATTTCGACGACCGTGCTGGCCGATGATGGAGAGGTGATCGTGCTGGGCGGCCTGATCACCGACGACCGGTCGGAAACCCGGCAAAAGGTGCCGGTGCTGGGCGACATTCCGGTGCTGGGCGAATTGTTCCGCAGTCGCCGGGAAACGCAGCAGAAGCGGACGCTGTTCATCTTTCTGAAGCCCACCATCATCCGCGACACCGCCGATGCGGCCGCGCTGACCCGCGAAAAGATGGACCGCCTGCGTCAGGAGGAAGAGCGGCTGGGCAAGTACAAAAGCCTGCTGATCGACCGCCCCCCGCCCCGGCTGTCGCTGGAACTGGACGGGATCTACTGA
- a CDS encoding type II secretion system protein N, protein MTLFPPLSDARKRTLLDIVAAAMILSVAVALAGLTWRIAGHAGTGAITVPGGGPRPASPAVDVAPALALAPFGQTNPADAAQPTQIAATLKGVFFARPESMSRVIIQVGEEKPREYAVGQSIAGAQITAILRDRAILNNGGRAEYLALPDPFAPSPGSAAPAAASPPPAGQSPMGTPSPAATAGAPDAARVQAILSKLQASPVQGGYAVGAPGLPGLKPGDVIRSINRRPLGDAGAAREAMASALQRGSADVEIQRDGQTVTVTVPLQ, encoded by the coding sequence ATGACGCTTTTTCCGCCCCTATCCGACGCGCGCAAACGGACCCTGCTGGACATCGTGGCGGCGGCCATGATCCTGTCGGTCGCTGTTGCGCTGGCCGGGTTGACCTGGCGCATCGCCGGCCATGCCGGAACCGGCGCGATCACCGTCCCCGGCGGCGGCCCGCGCCCGGCCAGCCCGGCGGTGGATGTCGCTCCTGCCCTGGCGCTCGCCCCCTTCGGCCAGACGAACCCGGCCGACGCAGCACAGCCGACACAGATCGCCGCCACGCTGAAGGGCGTGTTCTTTGCCCGGCCGGAATCAATGTCCCGCGTCATCATTCAGGTCGGTGAGGAAAAGCCCCGCGAATATGCGGTGGGCCAGTCGATTGCGGGGGCACAGATCACGGCGATCCTGCGCGACCGGGCAATCCTGAACAATGGCGGCCGGGCCGAATATCTGGCCCTGCCCGATCCCTTCGCCCCGTCGCCCGGTTCGGCAGCCCCCGCCGCCGCCTCGCCGCCGCCCGCCGGTCAATCACCCATGGGCACGCCATCACCGGCGGCGACCGCAGGCGCGCCCGATGCCGCGCGCGTCCAGGCGATCCTGTCAAAACTGCAGGCCAGCCCGGTGCAGGGCGGCTATGCCGTCGGCGCGCCCGGCCTGCCCGGCTTGAAACCCGGGGACGTGATCCGCAGCATCAATCGCCGCCCCCTGGGCGATGCCGGTGCCGCCCGCGAAGCCATGGCGTCCGCCCTGCAGCGGGGCAGCGCCGATGTCGAAATCCAGCGTGACGGCCAGACCGTTACCGTCACCGTCCCCCTTCAATAG
- the gspI gene encoding type II secretion system minor pseudopilin GspI — protein MTIGAQQQGFSLIEALVALAVLAIATVGLVRTVETHIDSTRAMERRSAAMWVAENRLAELSLGVAPAGDAPVELLGQQWTVATTRTPTSDPALDKVRIAVSPAGERGSLASLDGFVMKAAP, from the coding sequence ATGACCATCGGCGCACAGCAACAGGGGTTTTCCCTGATCGAGGCGCTGGTCGCGCTGGCCGTGCTGGCCATTGCGACGGTGGGGCTCGTGCGGACGGTGGAAACCCATATCGATTCGACCCGGGCGATGGAGCGGCGTTCGGCGGCGATGTGGGTGGCGGAAAACCGGCTCGCCGAACTGTCGCTGGGCGTGGCTCCCGCGGGCGATGCGCCGGTCGAGCTGCTGGGGCAGCAATGGACCGTCGCTACCACCCGCACGCCCACCAGCGATCCTGCGCTGGACAAGGTGCGGATCGCGGTTTCCCCGGCGGGTGAGCGCGGATCGCTTGCATCGCTGGACGGCTTCGTCATGAAGGCTGCGCCATGA
- a CDS encoding prepilin-type N-terminal cleavage/methylation domain-containing protein, protein MTGGTFFRASAGTSAQPGNRPSPGETGMTLIEMLIVLAIIAVAAGTVTFGIGAASRTPNVETEARRLAGRIQAASDDAMLGDRIVALTIRDDGYAFSTLEGAAWKERTDEALAFHRVPGGMAIELDTAPPIVLNGSTMGKPVTAIVTSGDQRWRIVYDGLIAVALPDNAAPAT, encoded by the coding sequence ATGACCGGGGGGACATTCTTTCGCGCCAGCGCCGGGACCAGTGCCCAACCGGGCAACCGGCCGTCGCCGGGCGAAACCGGCATGACGCTGATCGAAATGCTGATCGTGCTGGCCATCATCGCCGTGGCGGCGGGGACCGTGACATTCGGCATCGGCGCGGCCAGCCGGACGCCCAATGTGGAGACAGAGGCACGGCGGCTGGCCGGACGCATCCAGGCGGCGTCCGACGACGCGATGCTGGGCGACCGGATCGTCGCGCTGACCATCCGCGACGACGGCTATGCCTTCTCGACTCTTGAAGGTGCGGCATGGAAGGAGCGGACCGACGAGGCGCTCGCCTTTCACCGCGTGCCGGGCGGCATGGCGATCGAACTGGATACCGCGCCGCCCATCGTCCTCAACGGCAGCACCATGGGCAAGCCGGTGACGGCCATCGTCACCAGCGGGGATCAGCGGTGGCGGATCGTCTATGACGGCCTGATCGCCGTGGCATTGCCCGACAATGCGGCCCCGGCGACATGA
- the gspG gene encoding type II secretion system major pseudopilin GspG, which yields MHIVLKQFHDSVAKRRIARKPNRQPAPGETGLTLVEMIVVLAIIALVAALIVPNVIGRPDQARVTTATTDIASISGALKLYRLDNGGYPTSAQGLKALVERPSAPPLATNYPEGGYLSQTPVDPWGNPYVYQADGSGYELKSLGRDGKPGGEGLDADIGGKRN from the coding sequence ATGCACATAGTTTTGAAACAGTTCCATGACAGCGTGGCAAAGCGGCGCATCGCCCGCAAGCCGAACCGGCAACCGGCGCCCGGCGAAACTGGCCTGACGCTGGTTGAAATGATCGTGGTGCTGGCGATCATCGCGCTGGTCGCGGCGCTGATCGTGCCCAATGTGATCGGCCGCCCGGATCAGGCGCGGGTGACGACCGCGACGACCGACATTGCCAGCATTTCCGGCGCCCTGAAACTGTACCGGCTGGACAATGGCGGATACCCCACCTCGGCTCAGGGGCTGAAGGCGCTGGTCGAACGGCCAAGCGCGCCGCCGCTCGCGACCAATTATCCGGAAGGGGGCTATCTGTCGCAGACGCCCGTCGATCCATGGGGCAATCCCTATGTCTATCAGGCGGACGGCAGCGGATATGAGCTGAAATCGCTGGGCCGCGACGGCAAGCCGGGTGGCGAGGGGCTGGACGCGGACATCGGCGGCAAGCGCAACTGA
- the gspL gene encoding type II secretion system protein GspL — MAADPLTSAPISGPTQKRADGVWRLAADGAIIAVCDGPATLLVPTESVRVLTVELPLKSAARRVEALPYAVEDRIADPLDAVHLALGPSVGPDLYRVGIVRTAVIADWVARAEAAGLGHAPMVPDALALPEPPDGQWVVGIDGARALVRDGAGGGFAMPLAALPAAWRAAGRPAVLADGDGLPPELAAVATPVQPFDAAASLAVPALDLRQGAWQRQSSGDPLLRRLAWIVGLGIAAHVGIAAADTVMTGVIADRRANDTRALVQQFAPGTPMDGDLADRVTAMLPAAGMGGATDRFLPRLTRVAGVIQPLVPAGTVQSVRFEGDRMILTIDGDAALAARIQSALAASGVPGTATGDASGVVTVTAGA, encoded by the coding sequence ATGGCCGCTGACCCTCTGACCTCCGCTCCGATATCCGGACCGACGCAAAAGCGTGCGGATGGCGTGTGGCGGCTGGCTGCCGATGGCGCGATCATAGCCGTTTGCGATGGCCCTGCAACGCTGCTGGTGCCGACCGAATCGGTCCGCGTGCTGACCGTCGAACTTCCGCTGAAGTCTGCGGCACGGCGGGTTGAGGCGCTGCCCTATGCCGTGGAGGACCGGATTGCGGACCCGCTGGATGCGGTTCACCTCGCCCTGGGTCCGTCGGTTGGGCCTGATCTGTACCGGGTGGGGATCGTTCGCACGGCGGTGATTGCCGATTGGGTCGCGCGCGCTGAGGCGGCTGGCCTGGGCCATGCGCCGATGGTGCCCGATGCACTTGCCTTGCCGGAGCCGCCGGACGGGCAATGGGTGGTCGGGATCGACGGCGCGCGCGCGCTGGTGCGCGATGGGGCGGGCGGCGGGTTTGCCATGCCGCTGGCCGCGCTGCCCGCCGCATGGCGCGCGGCTGGGCGTCCGGCTGTGCTGGCCGATGGCGACGGGTTGCCGCCGGAACTGGCAGCGGTGGCGACCCCGGTGCAGCCGTTCGACGCTGCCGCCAGCCTGGCCGTGCCCGCGCTCGACCTGCGTCAGGGGGCGTGGCAGCGCCAGTCGTCCGGCGATCCGCTGCTCCGGCGGCTGGCCTGGATCGTCGGGCTGGGCATTGCGGCGCATGTCGGCATCGCGGCGGCCGATACGGTGATGACCGGCGTGATTGCGGATCGGCGTGCCAATGACACGCGCGCGCTGGTTCAGCAGTTCGCGCCCGGCACGCCGATGGACGGTGATCTGGCCGATCGGGTGACGGCAATGCTGCCCGCGGCGGGCATGGGCGGGGCAACCGACCGGTTCCTGCCGCGTCTGACCCGCGTGGCGGGGGTTATCCAGCCACTGGTCCCCGCCGGTACGGTGCAGTCCGTTCGGTTCGAGGGGGATCGCATGATCCTGACCATCGATGGCGATGCGGCGCTGGCCGCGCGCATCCAGTCGGCACTGGCGGCGTCGGGCGTGCCGGGCACGGCAACCGGCGATGCTTCCGGCGTCGTAACCGTGACGGCGGGGGCATGA
- a CDS encoding type II secretion system protein M: MMRQVIARQMPTLDRGLSAFDRWWDRLSIRERRMVAGLALILSLVALVFLVVRPLQAARAEALADIRLHETLNARILAAGRLDAAQAAPAGSPDQLVQQAAGQMGAALTVQGNGYRLTLTDADYALVVGQLGQVTRGAGLAVARADLVRGNAPGRVSGTVELAR; encoded by the coding sequence ATGATGCGACAGGTGATTGCCCGGCAGATGCCGACGCTGGACCGCGGCCTTTCGGCGTTCGACCGGTGGTGGGACCGCCTTTCCATCCGCGAACGGCGGATGGTGGCAGGGCTGGCCCTGATCCTCTCGCTAGTCGCTCTGGTCTTTCTGGTCGTCCGGCCGCTTCAGGCGGCACGGGCAGAGGCGCTGGCCGATATCCGCCTCCATGAAACGCTGAACGCCCGCATCCTGGCGGCCGGGCGGCTGGATGCAGCGCAGGCGGCGCCCGCCGGTTCGCCGGATCAGCTTGTCCAGCAGGCGGCGGGTCAGATGGGCGCGGCATTGACGGTGCAGGGCAACGGATATCGCCTGACGCTGACCGATGCGGATTATGCGCTGGTGGTCGGACAGCTGGGACAGGTAACGCGCGGTGCGGGCCTGGCGGTCGCGCGGGCCGATCTGGTGCGGGGCAATGCCCCCGGCCGGGTCAGCGGAACGGTGGAGCTGGCACGATGA
- the gspE gene encoding type II secretion system ATPase GspE: MNDMAVAPAIPPRRVGSAMIPYGFARRNGVILRMGEQSAECLYRASAPLDALIEAQRIAPGVAMQLLDEAAFDAALSATFGEGSAATAADLDMDGMDLAALADSVAAVDDLLDTRDDSPVIRLINAILLEAVKEGASDVHVETQEKRLFVRFRIDGVLRDVVEPQRALAPLLVSRIKVMARLDIAEKRVPQDGRVTLRIGGHDVDARVSTIPTQHGERVVMRLLEKGNLRLDMAALGMSERDRAVFERLLEKPNGMVLVTGPTGSGKTTTLYSALNRLNDRKRNIMTVEDPIEYELPGIGQTQVNPRTDLTFARGLRAILRQDPDVIMVGEIRDQETASVAVRSAMTGHFVLSTLHTNSAIGSVTRLIDMGVERYLLAPMLVGLVAQRLVRRLCPDCRQEDRATDADAALLGGMLKAGKKVWRPVGCPACHGEGYRGRAGLYEVIAVDDQFQALVHEGASEAQLERVARKYGPSLLEDGARKVRDGLTTVEEVARVVRDEA, encoded by the coding sequence ATGAACGACATGGCCGTCGCCCCCGCCATTCCGCCCCGCCGGGTGGGGTCCGCCATGATCCCCTATGGCTTTGCGCGGCGCAACGGCGTGATCCTGCGCATGGGCGAACAGAGCGCGGAATGCCTTTACCGGGCCAGTGCGCCCCTTGATGCGCTGATCGAGGCGCAGCGGATCGCGCCGGGCGTTGCCATGCAGCTGCTGGACGAGGCGGCGTTCGACGCCGCGCTGAGTGCGACGTTCGGGGAGGGGAGCGCGGCGACGGCCGCCGATCTGGACATGGACGGCATGGACCTGGCTGCCCTGGCCGACAGCGTGGCGGCGGTCGACGACCTGCTCGATACGCGCGACGATTCGCCGGTCATCCGCCTGATCAACGCCATCCTGCTGGAAGCGGTGAAGGAAGGCGCGTCCGACGTTCATGTCGAAACGCAGGAAAAGCGGCTGTTCGTCCGGTTCCGCATCGATGGCGTGCTGCGCGACGTGGTGGAGCCGCAGCGCGCGCTGGCCCCCCTGCTGGTCAGCCGGATCAAGGTGATGGCGCGGCTCGACATCGCCGAAAAGCGGGTGCCGCAGGACGGGCGCGTCACGCTGCGCATCGGCGGGCACGATGTCGATGCGCGTGTGTCCACCATTCCCACCCAGCATGGCGAACGGGTGGTCATGCGATTGCTGGAAAAGGGCAATTTGCGGCTCGACATGGCGGCGCTGGGGATGAGCGAGCGGGACCGCGCGGTGTTCGAACGGTTGCTGGAAAAGCCCAATGGCATGGTGCTGGTGACCGGCCCGACCGGATCGGGCAAGACGACGACGCTCTATTCCGCGCTCAACCGGCTGAACGATCGCAAGCGCAACATCATGACGGTGGAAGATCCCATCGAATATGAACTGCCCGGCATCGGCCAGACCCAGGTGAACCCGCGCACCGACCTGACCTTTGCCCGCGGCCTGCGCGCGATCCTGCGTCAGGATCCCGATGTCATCATGGTCGGCGAAATCCGGGATCAGGAAACGGCCAGCGTCGCCGTGCGATCCGCGATGACGGGGCATTTCGTGCTGTCCACGCTGCACACCAATTCGGCGATCGGTTCGGTCACCCGGCTGATCGACATGGGGGTGGAACGCTATCTGCTGGCACCCATGCTGGTCGGGCTGGTCGCGCAGCGGCTGGTGCGGCGGCTGTGCCCGGATTGCCGGCAGGAAGACCGGGCGACGGATGCCGATGCTGCTCTCCTCGGCGGGATGCTGAAGGCGGGCAAGAAGGTCTGGCGGCCGGTCGGCTGTCCCGCCTGTCATGGCGAGGGGTATCGCGGCCGGGCGGGCCTGTACGAAGTCATTGCCGTGGACGATCAGTTTCAGGCGCTGGTCCATGAAGGCGCGTCCGAGGCGCAGCTGGAGCGGGTGGCCCGCAAATATGGCCCCAGCCTGCTGGAGGATGGCGCGCGCAAGGTGCGCGACGGCCTGACCACCGTCGAGGAAGTCGCCCGCGTGGTGCGGGACGAGGCCTGA
- the gspF gene encoding type II secretion system inner membrane protein GspF has protein sequence MPAFAYRAADRAGATRKGVVEASSPAAARAQLRDQGLLPLAVDLAADRGGRTGAGFSLPSLRRRGVSARQLATITRQIATLVGSDIPVEEAVRLVAQQSEAPAASAVLLDVRAAILDGRGFASALGRHPRVFPEFYRASVAAGEQSGTLSQVLAHLAEFVERRHANGQKIQLALLYPALLAAVSFGMMVLLMVYVVPDIVRVFVSRGAELPFLTRALIAISAFLQGYGLYLLIGAAVVALGYARWARVPDNRLRVHRAFNRRPPFARFSRQFNAARFAGSLATLVESAVPLLEALQAAAAVTPNLYVRQAALGVAARVREGVSLRAAMQEAGVFPSMLIAIVASGETSGKLGPALGRAADELDRELDALTATLVSLVEPLVLLVMGGLVLLMVLAILLPIINLNNLVAL, from the coding sequence ATGCCGGCCTTTGCCTATCGCGCTGCCGACCGGGCGGGCGCCACCCGAAAGGGGGTGGTGGAGGCATCCAGCCCCGCCGCCGCGCGCGCTCAGCTGCGCGATCAGGGGCTGTTGCCGCTGGCCGTCGATCTGGCGGCGGACCGGGGTGGCAGGACTGGAGCGGGTTTCAGCCTGCCGTCGCTGCGCCGGCGCGGGGTTTCCGCGCGGCAGCTGGCGACCATCACGCGCCAGATTGCGACGCTGGTGGGATCGGATATCCCGGTCGAGGAAGCCGTGCGGCTGGTCGCCCAGCAATCCGAGGCACCTGCGGCGAGCGCCGTGCTGCTGGATGTGCGGGCCGCGATCCTGGACGGGCGGGGCTTTGCCAGCGCGCTGGGGCGGCATCCGCGGGTCTTTCCCGAATTCTACCGCGCATCGGTTGCGGCGGGCGAGCAATCGGGCACGCTGTCGCAGGTGCTGGCCCATCTGGCCGAATTCGTCGAACGCCGTCATGCCAATGGCCAGAAGATCCAGCTGGCGCTGCTGTATCCCGCGCTGCTTGCCGCGGTGTCCTTCGGCATGATGGTGCTGTTGATGGTCTATGTCGTGCCGGACATCGTGCGGGTGTTCGTCAGTCGCGGTGCCGAGTTGCCGTTCCTGACCCGCGCGCTGATTGCGATCAGTGCGTTTCTGCAAGGCTATGGCCTGTATCTGCTGATCGGCGCGGCGGTCGTGGCGCTGGGCTATGCGCGCTGGGCGCGGGTGCCGGACAACCGGCTGCGCGTGCACCGGGCGTTCAACCGACGGCCGCCCTTTGCCCGGTTCAGCCGTCAGTTCAACGCCGCCCGTTTCGCCGGGTCACTGGCGACGCTTGTGGAAAGCGCGGTGCCGTTGCTGGAGGCATTGCAGGCGGCGGCGGCCGTCACGCCCAATCTGTACGTCCGTCAGGCCGCGCTGGGCGTTGCCGCGCGGGTGCGTGAGGGGGTCAGCCTGCGCGCGGCGATGCAGGAGGCGGGCGTGTTCCCCTCCATGCTGATCGCCATCGTCGCGTCGGGCGAAACCAGCGGCAAGCTTGGCCCGGCCCTCGGCCGGGCGGCGGATGAACTGGACCGCGAACTGGATGCGTTGACCGCGACGCTGGTCTCGCTGGTCGAGCCGCTGGTGCTGCTGGTGATGGGCGGGCTGGTGCTGCTGATGGTGCTGGCGATCCTGTTGCCGATCATCAACCTCAACAATCTGGTCGCGCTATAA